The Acropora muricata isolate sample 2 chromosome 4, ASM3666990v1, whole genome shotgun sequence genome contains the following window.
GTGTCTGGGTTAGATATGAAAAATGTAGCAAAAAGTTGGGTTTGAATTAAACCCAGAATAGTTATCATAATGGTATAAGATACATGTatacaagtttgaaaataatagtaataattatatagCATCCTTCATGGAAAGTGTGTTGCACCTGGTATTTACCGCACGTTAGTGTGGTATAGTATATCTTCAGAGACAAAATCCATCAAAACAAGTACGATCCGTCAAGTGAACAAGTGAATCAAAAATAAAAcctcaaaaacaaaactaaacaaccCCGATAGCGTGCCTACCATAAGGTGGACAAACCCACACTTCTTTTATTacaatttgtaataattttacaCAGAGTCAAATCACAGGCTCATAACCAGAGTTAAGCTATGTACATGGACTTTACGTTAGAAATCAACATAATGGTACGGGGAGCAGAGAAATGTAAACTATATAACTTGTAACGTTTAATCTTAGTAGGACGTCTTAAAGAAATTCGACCTTATGAAAACTTTTGCAAACGGAAATGGTAAAAGTTTCCAAACAGTTTGAAAAGTGAGGTGCTACTAAGCGCTTAAACATCCCAAGTTAAAGCGCCTTAAGATACAGCTCTAACATGAAAATACCTGATACATGGCTCCTGATTGGATATATCATTTTCTCCACTCAAATTTCAGATGCCTTTTTTGGTATGTGCATTTGATTATGTATAtacaataaatataataattattatatatttcaCTCTGTCACCACAGCTAATACCAGAACTCGAACTCATGTGATGGGAACGCCCCGGTAGTAATAATCACTACCTGTGGAGGGATATTTTTCAGACGCCATTCGCCTCAAAGATGCCAACTTCTCCGGAGATCCAAtatctggagatttttcttttataacaaCCCGGTATCGAATGACCCCACCCCCCTATCAAAAGGTAAGGAGACCGTTCCTCCCCCATCAAATCGATCAAGCCAGTTCCCACCAATCGACTTAGGACTGGCAGATGTTCATCTGAACCTTACGCAGCAGGAAAAAAGGCAGAAGATTTTCAAGCGTCTTCCAAGAACTTCCTAAGTTGACCCAAAGCTGAACTGAAGTCGGTTCGAAGCGATTTTCTGATGTTGGCCCCGAGAACTAGAAAGGTTTCTTTCGAGAAGATGTTCTGAAGACAAATAGAGTATTAATTTATTTGCGGATATACCATCCGACAGTCCTGTTATATGGCCATGAAAGACGAAGAAAGCGTTTGTTTAGCTTCCTTCAATATGTGTCGTTTTAATGGATATAAAAAGATAACTCAATCTTGAAGCAGTTCTCGCCTTAAGAAACAGCGAGGTCAGAGTTAAAAAACGaactgaaattgttttgattaggGTACAATTGGAGACAGGATTGCCGTTAGCTTAGAGTGGTGCAGCGGTTCAAAGCGATCGCTCTTTATCTGGTTGAGATTTGGTTACCCGTCAGGAGACCGGACAGCGAGGGTCATTCCAGTTTCATCACGAAGGTGGCCTAGCCGGAAACCTGGAATTAATATGGAAGAGTTGCGGAATGCATCTACGAAATTTAAGCAAACAGCATGCCACAAGTTGACACACGCTGCCATCGTGTTATGTTTTCACAGATTTGTAATGCACCTGATGGAGggagttttttttattaagagTAAGACAATTGGCTCACTTAAATCGTACGATATCCAGCGACTTGTTGTTAAGTCAAGGTAAATAGTTCACTAGCAACGCACTGGGTACCCCCAGCTCGCGTCACTaccacaaaacaaaaataatgtgGTTGAAAACACTAAGTGCTACAAGGAAAGCAAAGGGGAAAGGTGGAGCCAAAAAGCAGCAAAAGGAATTCCAATGAAGAGTGGAACTGGTGGCGACAAGTACAGACACACAAGCGACGATCTGGAACCTCGCCTAAACAGGAAGAAAGTGATATGCAACTCCCTTTTGCTgaacatttctttcattctCATCCCTCCGGTTTTCGAACAAAAAAATGCCGCATGATTCTGTTACTGGATCATTAATATCTCGTAAAATAGCGAATCAGAATAGTTGATCGCCTAATAAGTATGGCGGTCCAGAACACGAGGAACTCCTTAGAACAGTGCCACTGCACAAGGAGCTTAAGATAAACTGAAGTGCGACTGGTCCTCGCCTTTTGACAGCTATTCGTATGACCTCGTGTAAATGCCACCTGGGCGGGGTGGCAGGTCGTTGCTGCAGCACGAAGTATGACCGCGCCGGCACCCCATAGTCACACGACTTTCCTGAACGCTTCAACTCTTATCTCCACTTAACCTGATCGTAGACCTTCCACCGGCGGATGTTTCGTGCTCTTCTTCATCAAATCTTCTTCGGAATCGTCCCTCTTCCTCTCCCTACCTCCTCCTCCATCCTCCTCCCTGcgtcttcttctttcttctcttcttcttcttcttcttcttcttctgtgtCATCGTCGTGAGAATTTATTTTGCAACCACCACCTTAAATGTGCAGCACCTCGCGAATGCGTTGAATGGCATCCACAAGGAGTGCTCTTGCGCTTGGGTCGTCATCTTCTGTGCTTTGAAAACTCGTGGTAAACTTACATAAAGTCGCCTCAAAGGGCATTCACGGTGGTGAAAAGCGTTTCTTCCTTTTCCGCAAACGTCGTGAAAACGTTGACAAGGTGGAAGCTGTATTTACCAAGTATACGCATGTGCAGTATATTCTGTCCTCGTGCCTTCTCCCACATGGCTCATCTAACAGCCTCAATTTGACGCTACTCAAATCCAACAAACCTTGGTGGTTTCGTGGGCGAAGCACTGCATCCCCAGGTTACAAGATAACCTCATACGTCGGATTTTTTAGAAGACTCAAATGGCAGAAAACGCCAGCAGCAAAATGCGCTCATACATTGCGTTGCTTTGTCCTTGCAGCGCGATTTCAGCGATTTCTGTGACGGGCAATGAGTCAAGTGAGACACAATGAACGATCTCAATACTTGTGCCATTCTAGGGCCCGCAATATAGATGATCTGGACTGGACATTTATACATTTAATAAATTGACTGAGGTTTAGCTTGGTATGTACTTTTGTGGTCAAAATGTTGAGGActcacgaggcgcagccgagtgagTCAAATTTGACCACTGTGATGACACACACCGTTTTATATAAGAGAACataccacgctaaaccacattcaatttgttttatGCCATAGTatcaacgtcaaagaaaatgtttttgttttttttttttaagagtgTGACCAAGATCGTGACACGAATCTGACTGGTTTATTGCCCAAAATAAgcgtttctgattggctattaCAACAAGCTACAACGAGAATTCTGAATCGCGCGAGGCCGCCAGCAAAGTTGAAAGTTTATTCACCAAAATACAACTtcaattgtgttcataactgcgacgatcatagATCACTTGATTTGTTCAGTTACTGCAAATATTCCAGCAAAATCATAATCATTTGGCGGCAAAACATACACCTTGGCATTTGCAATGAGTGCAGCCATGGAAAAAGCCATTTGGAAAGGCCAAAGCACtggagtttgaaaaaaaaaaaaatgacattgcGTGATACATTGTCGGGGGCAGAAGCTGAATAATTGGATCTCGGTTATTCACTTTTCTTTGGGTGtttatttcaattattcattattagttCATCCAGTTATTCCTATTAGTTCTTGTTGATCAATAATTCattatatacaccttattagatggtttagcatataatacgcgcggatattttgcgagttgcgtagtatttttccgagccccgcaggggcgaggaaaaatgcgagcaatgagcaaaatgtccgcgagtattatatgctaaaccatctaataagaggtttattattccactacaaaaaggtgttattttgcttcaattttatttggaaagggtgttttaaaaaaatgcatcatctgttcttcagggtgcgtgcgaacgatgtaaacagcaacaaaagccggccaaagatctttatttgatggataaacaagatgacgagtgacaagcgatgacaaactaaattctcaggcattgtattgctatcaaaacaatttctttcattaaaaaactgccgttccgtcagtatttgctctgttctaaaccggtcaaaccgggacactacagtgtattaccgtctcatattttgcgcgttctcttgaccaaatatggtaaaatgacgcaatagtggaataataatcatagttattcataattcatgttattcataattcctgattttccaaacccaagtattcattattcatttttcatttagtcccgttattcattattcattattccgcttccgcCCGCTAACATTGGGGCGAACAGCGTAGTGCGGACTCCTATATGTAGAACaccaaatgagccaatcagattgcgagattGATCACAATTGTGGTAAACACTGATATTGTTCATATTAACGGAGGAAATTGGGAATTGAAGAACAGCATTTTTGTTTCAGTCGGTCCATAATCAATTTATACAATCAATTCCCCAAGCGTTCCCTCGAAGTCATATTTTAAAAAGACCGGCAGAACAAGTATATTTTTGTGGACCGGGGATATGACCGAAGTTGAAAAGCCTCCTTGTGAGAGTAAGAGAGAGTAAGAAAGGGTTAGCATTAGATGACCCAGGGTGAAGTGCCTCTGACGTCAACGTCGTCCTCTCGTGatagaaataaatatggcggaatatggCAACGGTCTATCAACTTCTTAAAGGGATGCTCTCTCTGCTATTGCGATACGATTTGTTGACGCGTAGTTGTCTTTGTTTGCAGGATGAACCAaattccgccatatttatttctgtcacgaaAGGACGACGAAGACACAAGAGACCtaggaaaacacgattttcgttcagTTCTACTTCACCCTACGGCGTTATTTCACCATACGAAAATGCTCAGTGTGAAAGGACAATCAACTCACAAAATTATTGTAGTAGGGGAAgagcaaaagaaaatttcaaccGTCGAGAGCCATGAAGACTAGCGACTGCCTCAAAAATTAACTCAACTAATACTCTAATTTCCGACAAGAGCCGTCGTCGTTGAGAAACGTTTTTATCGCTGGAGACTGCACCCAAATTACCTATAATTGAATCAACTTTAAATAATCCAATTTACAAGAGAAGTTGGTTGTCATTGAGAATGCTTTGTATTGCTGTGTTCCAGCCATTTTCGCCTCCTACTCACCGTATTGCGTGGCAAGCGTTTAAAAGCACCACCAACCAGTTAAAACAACAGCACCTTCTTTAACCAAAGCAAAGTCACACAAACACTACGACAATGAAGAACAATGAACTTGTTGTGCTCTTATATTTAAAACTTTCAATTCTACAAACCAGGCTAAATCCATAAATAGATTACGTTCCATTTAAGAAACGGTGGCCTTTTTAACACCAAAGTATTTACAAACAAGTGATTCGACAACAGTTAACGGTAGAAAACAAAAGTAGGCTTCTTGTCTGGAATAAAAAATATCTACCCTCGACTCTTCAAACTTTAATTATTTCACATCTTCACCTCCTTGAAGTTAACTGTAACAAGTACAATTTGAGGTACCATTCAATGGACTACTTCCGAATTCAACGTCcttctttttgaaatttcatttgtatgaAAAGTGGCCAACAATGCATTCTTAACGAAATGTAACAGCATGTGTTGTTTGCAGTAAACTCAACAAAGTTCAATCCTAATTTGCTCTGATCAACTCGCCTCACAAGTGCTCCAAAAAGCGTTTAAAGCAGAGATCGATTTGAAAAGAGGCGCTTActatcaaatttttgttgttgtcccACATGCAAGCAAAATAATTTCCGCTCTCATTGATACCTTGTAAAGGAGTAAATCCTGAACGCAGACAATGTCCCCGAACTCGGCCCACTATCACCAACTTCAAACAGTTACTTAACCAATAACGTAACTTGTGAGAACTAGTGCACAAAAGGATCGAGTTGTCAGAGGATGTCTGAGCGcagtcaatagggagcttacgcaacagggcGGCTCAAAGATTCAGgtcggcagaatgacgaaaagatTGTCGCGTAAAATTAGGAATGCACAGTCccgcgcgacattttttcgtcattctgccgttcTGAGTCGTCCAGCCCTcttgttgcgtaagctccctaatgtcatTAGGGAACTTTAGATTCCAGGACGAGAACGATAACGAGTGGGAGATCTGACTGCCCgcttttagcgaaaatacttagaaaactTATAACCCGGACGACGAATCATACTCTTTGTTTGGAGGATTGGTCGCTCAGTTAGTCCTGGCAAATGCGCCATTTTGCAGGTCGAAAAATGCTAAAACTGCAACCGTGCTCTTGACTCGTTTTGACaccacaacatttttgcaaaacctcgtactaaaatgacgaccgtgtcacgtttttcccgccaaaatgatgcttgtttgcgcgcgctcactgttgttctatgagaaaatctcgtactcttAGTCgctctcgtcctagaatctaaaccTCTCTACAATTGACCGAgaacttgaaaatttggtatgtTACACATGGCAAACAGTTATGCAAATTATCCGCACCCAAATCAATATTTACAACAAAACTCTGCCAATGCAGATGTTCAGGGATTCTTGATGCAGCAAACGAGGAAAGGGAGACTTCCCTGTTGACCTTGAGTTTTCCTACATACAGAGAAGTGTTATCAGCTGTTACTTTCCTTGAGGCAACTGAAATGAACCAAAGGACAACACATTTTGTGTGAGCTATAGCAAATAAGTAATGGCAATAGGACTGAGAGGAGTCCAaatcggtctgtaatcatacgagtgataacaaaatcggacgaccgcgcagccgGGGTCCAGTtggtttatcacgagtatgattacagacggaattggacgacacgaagtcctattgccaattaatcatagaaattacaatttccgagaaaagaaaaatagctaaGTTATGTGacaagggaaattttacattaaaaaactgacaaaggctgcataaatttaggagtttgtacactgtgtctttagtgattgaaaccaaggttgtgattggttgatttaaactacaatttaaaatgttattggttgatttaaactacaactttggaTTTGATTGGTTCgctgaactgtccgataacaagctgtccgataacaacttggcaagagaattagtgggaaataggagttttttaaaccaatcacaattgaggaaattgtaatttttatgattaaactGAGAATAACCCTGTTTCAACGACCACCTTACAAATTTCTTCAAGGTTTCAAGCATGACTTTGCAAACAGAGTCAAAGAAAATATCACAGCTAGTATTGGCTAGTGTCCTAATTTTCAAAGTACCATGCATCAGTGCCATAAAGTCTTCCAGGCTAAAAGCAATTATTCACATTGCAGTATGCCTTGATTGCATTGTGCGTGTTTCTTATTGCACCAACATTTTTCCAACACTTACTTTGGGTAGTCCAGAGAAGCAATGATGTCTTTTATTTTAGCAGTTAATTCTAAGTTCTCCTTGCTGTTTTCTTGAATATACAGCTGTAGTTTCCCAACAAATGAATCCACAGACTCCAGTGTAATTGGTTCCTTTTCTCCTGGGATTTGGATTTCTCTAAAGCTCCGGGAGATAACTTGTCGTAGTTTGGCAAGATGTCTCTGTAAAGCACTAATTTCATTCTGTTGTTCTCTTCTTTCTCCTTCAAGCTTCTCCATGCCTTTCTTCATGTTCTCTATGTGCTTGCTAAGCATAGCATTCTGTTCTTCAAACTCTGTGTTTACTTTTCTGAGTTTTCGTAGTTCATTCTCCCGAGCTGAAACAATTCAGGAATATATATCAATTTCAAACTATTCTGTCCTAACGTAGGCTTCATTTAAAACTTTCATACAGTATCAGGCTGCATGTATGATCAGCCAATTTAGAAGCTGTACTGCCAAGGGCTACTCCATGGTGAACAAACTCACAAATATCTTTCCTAGTTTCCTTGGCAACTTACAAGCTATTCTTTTTCTACCACACATTTATGCCCATCCTCAGCCTCAGTGGTTAGTTCTATACAGTGTTGTtttaaaatgtataaaattGTTTCCAACATAAAGAGAAGTTGCTCTTTGTGTTAACAGATACTTTTCAAGTCCACTTGTTAAAACCATGATGGTCAAATTATTACCTTTGTTGTAATTAAGAAACTCTTCTGTGAATATAGGTATATCACCATCAAGTGGAATTTGCAGTGGTTGAGATTCTGTGGTCTCTTCTGTTTTTTTAACCTCTGCTGAATCTTTGACATTCGCAGTTTTCTCTGCATGTTTTTCTGCTCTGTCCATTTGAGATGAGATGACAGCAAAATGCTTCTTCCCAGACATGTGTTCACGCTTGTTGTGAGGTGAGTTGAAATACAAGTTACATGCACTGCAGAACAAGTCATCACTTCCCTTAAGAAGTAAGGAGAAATCAcaataaattatctgtacaaAGCAAATGTGTATATTATGaagtaaaataacaaaacatacaaaaaaacctCCCACAATTAATTATATAGCCTGCACAAAAGAAATTCATGAAGCCTGAGAAAAGACCCCATAGAAGAAGCAAAGAGTTGTAATAATGCTTATTTGCATTTTTGAGTGGTATGTTGAATACTGATACTTAAATCTGAGAAAAGATGTTCAAATGTCTTGAAGGTTCAGACAATATTTCTTGAATTTAAGCCTTGAACACATTGACAATTATTGAGATTCAAGTCAAGTCAAATTACCTTTGACTGAcccaaaaacttcaaaacacaTCTTTAAATTTGCATAACTGCTCATGCACTAACCTCTGTCCCATTCAGACCATCTTCATCAGCTGTAACAGCAAAGAAAATAAGCACTCTTCAATTGAATGAAATTTTGACAACACTTTAATGCCACCATGCAAAATCATAGCTGCTTTGGTGGGAATTTACTGTAAGCTTTCTTTATCCCTTTGCGACTGACAATaccacaatattattatttcttcaaaATACTGACCAAGAAGCTGGTACCTGCTTTTATTCTGCCTATGTGCAAATAACAGACCTGCTTTATAAGGAAAGTAGTAAACAGCAAGGACATGATTTATTGCAATTCCTTACCATATTGTCTTTGTTCACTAATTATTACAAAGAAATATCCTCCACAATTGTTATAGACACAACCCTGGTCACATAGACAAGAAAGTTCACCTTTTTTCAATGCCTTTTGCCTGGCAACAAAGTTTTTATAGGCATCAGTTTGCTGATACTGTTCCAGCTCCTTCATATAACGTTCCTTGTCTTTCTCTGCTTCTTCCAGGTAACACTGCATTGGAAACACACAGTTATtgataaataaagaaaaaccagGCCACTCTTCTTGTGAAGGGGGAACAAATAGCATGTCcaccaaataaaattaatgtaactaGACACATACTCTTTTAAAGAAACACCACTAAGTGCCCATCCATTTTTATTCTTAGCTGCAAGATCTTTGATCAGACCCATCAAACAATATCctaagcttttttaattcaggTATATATACTATTTTTTATTGTGAATTAGGTATATAATAACTAGTTTTTCCAGAATTTTAGATATATTTGTATCATACTATATTTTGAGGTATATTGGTATCTTGCAAACAATAGACATCCCTGGATAAATCCACCCAATCGTCATATCAATGACAAAACATGCACTCCAACAAGTCACTATTCAAACCTGTTTTTGTTGGGAAGGTAACTGACTCCACATATTTCCAAGTATTTTGGTAACTTCATGGAAAGGAAGGTcttgattttcagctcgaattTTCTCACGATGTTCATTCAGAAATCTCACATATCCTGTCAGAGGAGCTTTTGGGGCATTCAAGTCCTTATCAGgctttttcctcttctttccttttgtaAGCActgtcttttaaaacaattttaaagcacaaatttgaAATTCTTGAGACACCAAAATCACATATTTATGGTCTTTGATTCTTTAGAGGTTGATATAGTAGAATTAAGATTGTTTAACAACTTCATTGGAGCCTGTCTATGTGCAAGGTTCAGGCATTTCTATTATTAGTAATAAGCTAACAAATGGAGACTGCTTCTATGGCTAGTAAATCATGGCAACCCAGCTTTGAGCCCCAAAGGGAGAGACGAGGGAAGCAGGCATCCTGGAAAAAGAAAGGGAAGGGTGCATGATAATGAAATATGTCTGACTACCAATGAATATAAAGCTTGTGTGGTTTTGATCCTAGGACTTGCACTTATTATAATATATTGCAAACTACTAGAAAGGCCAGATACGTGTTATTCGTTATCATAAATGTCCCAAGAAATGTAGTAAATTGCATGCTATAAAGTTTTTTTGTATCCAGGCTCATTACCACTAGTTTGTTGTCAGCATACTTACATGAACGTGCATTTAATATAAGCAATCAATACATCCAGGAATATATTCcaccaacaaaaataaaactaacTAACCTTTCTCGGCTCAGGTTTATTTGGACTTGCAGATGGGCTGTTCTCTGCTTTAATAGAAAATCACACCAATCACATTGGAATGACTTGTTTATCATTAATTGACATTTGGACTACCCAATTATTTGTTAGTGGTACAAAGGAATTCAACCTTTACCTGATGATCTTTCTTGAACTATTAACctgaaaagaaattaaaccaatACTTAATAAATCAATGCATTCTAAAACGTTTACAACCTTGAATAGTTAAGTGTGTCTCACTCTAGCAAACAATATACttattatgcctgaaaaatatGCGAGAAGAAATAGGACACCAGCACTGTATAAAATATGATGACCCAATCCCTAAGGCTTGACATTGCCCCTAAATCTATTTTACAGATATTTGATCCAGAGTGAACCTCTTTTTCCTGGGGGTTTCGCGCAAAAATAGTTCAAActaaaaaccaagaaaaatggGGTGTTAAGCGAGTTTTTGGTCGGCGCAACAAATTCCGATGCGTGACTGGTCCGCAATGTAATATATTGGTTTTCGACAGTAAGGAACTTTATAGACTTCTTACAACAGAGGAAAATTGTAAGTTGGGAGGCATTCAAAGACAAAAACCGCATGGTTTTCAAACGGATGGCTCTATGAGCATGACgtacgtttttttttattgtcagcCTTGTTAAATAGTAATGAGATTTCTCCGTGTCTAAGCGAGTCCCTAAATGATGTCTGATCATatatatttttcaggctttgaCGATTAAATTTAAAGGGAATTTGCAAATAAACCCACTTATGCGGATTCTGATGTTGAGAGGTGgaacaaggtttaaaaaagcTCTCAAGCATACCTTGTTTCGCTTTTCTCTCCGCTGAGATCATTTGTTGTGGTTTCCATAATCAGACGTGTCTTGATTCGCGGAAAGATTGACTAAATTTGCCACGTTCGCAACCCAAAGCTTCGACGTTTTCCCGCTGAACGACTTAAGATATCAACAATATGGGCATTAATCCAGGGTCTTGTTTGCGATTCCGGAGCTCTCGTTAACCAATTGCTCGAAAGGATAGCAGAAAGCCTTAACAGGGACAAAACACCTCGCGGACACCACGCTTCCCGGAACATGCACAACAAGGAGAGGTTTCCCAAATATGGTGTCGAATGCCATATTTGGAGACCAGCGCAAATGGGATTCCCTGTTTCATTCCTATTTATTATTCCATTGCAATTtcatctttctctttcttttcattattaCTTCGTCATTCATTTCCCGCCAAAAATCACAAGGCTCCATAACTTATAATCAATAGACTTGAATCTCTTACAAGCATGAAGAACGAAACTTAATTTACACTTCATGCGCTGGAGAAAACGCGAACGCTCTAGCTTTGCTCTATAGACGTCTATGAGCcccaaaacgaaaaaaaaaaaaaaaagacacggGTCCAGACCAGTTAATACTTTCGCTGATCGCATGCGCAGTACAGTGGTCTCAAATGAAAAATAGATCCGGACCCCAACATATGAAGTGTAAAGACAACCTTCCAAACTTGGTCTTTTGCCCACTTTTTGCCCGACTTGTGGTAAATTATTATCCGTGTAAATGGGTAACATGATGCGATCCGTACTATTTTTTCCGCGGGGTCCATGTTTTCTCGACAGGCGTTGTCCCGCTTAACAGTCCTGAAAGTGGTTGACTTCGTTAAGCGATTAAAAGATGATACGAATTTTCACGGGTAAGATTAAATGAGGTGAGAGCACGTGCCAATAcatcaatttgaataatatggTGGGAGAATAAAAACAGTACACCTGGTGTATTTCTAATTTGAATAACCACAACCAACTCCTCATTCAGTTGGCCAAAATTAATTACCCACTCGCTTAAGCTACCTGGTTTAATGGCTTAAATTCTATGAAAATTCTACTGAAATTTGCCGACTCGCTAAACTTTAAGCGAGTTGGAAAAGCAAAGGTTTTCGCGCAATTCCGATTGTCACTCGCCAAGCGACCTGATAAACTGCTCGTAAAAACACGGCCAGTATTCTCAATAACTTCAGAAATCTTCCAGAACATGCTTTTAAGAAAAACGTACGAAGTCTCCTATttctcaattttgaaaaacaggaTAGCCGTTTTTCTGCTAACGTGAAAACCCTTATAGATAATACAAAAATGGCTTCCTGTCAAATATAATACTTAGCGTCTGAGAAC
Protein-coding sequences here:
- the LOC136914859 gene encoding high mobility group protein 20A-like isoform X1, with translation METTTNDLSGEKSETRLIVQERSSAENSPSASPNKPEPRKTVLTKGKKRKKPDKDLNAPKAPLTGYVRFLNEHREKIRAENQDLPFHEVTKILGNMWSQLPSQQKQCYLEEAEKDKERYMKELEQYQQTDAYKNFVARQKALKKADEDGLNGTEGSDDLFCSACNLYFNSPHNKREHMSGKKHFAVISSQMDRAEKHAEKTANVKDSAEVKKTEETTESQPLQIPLDGDIPIFTEEFLNYNKARENELRKLRKVNTEFEEQNAMLSKHIENMKKGMEKLEGERREQQNEISALQRHLAKLRQVISRSFREIQIPGEKEPITLESVDSFVGKLQLYIQENSKENLELTAKIKDIIASLDYPNCLKESNS
- the LOC136914859 gene encoding high mobility group protein 20A-like isoform X2, which translates into the protein METTTNDLSGEKSETRLIVQERSSENSPSASPNKPEPRKTVLTKGKKRKKPDKDLNAPKAPLTGYVRFLNEHREKIRAENQDLPFHEVTKILGNMWSQLPSQQKQCYLEEAEKDKERYMKELEQYQQTDAYKNFVARQKALKKADEDGLNGTEGSDDLFCSACNLYFNSPHNKREHMSGKKHFAVISSQMDRAEKHAEKTANVKDSAEVKKTEETTESQPLQIPLDGDIPIFTEEFLNYNKARENELRKLRKVNTEFEEQNAMLSKHIENMKKGMEKLEGERREQQNEISALQRHLAKLRQVISRSFREIQIPGEKEPITLESVDSFVGKLQLYIQENSKENLELTAKIKDIIASLDYPNCLKESNS